Genomic DNA from Methanofollis sp. W23:
AGGTCAAAGAGTTCTTTATAAAACTCTCTGACGAGAAGATGAACGACCTCGCCGATTCGATCGCACATATCGACTTCGCCGAGTTCTCGGTCAGGGCCCTGGTCATGGAACTGATCAAGAGAAATCCAAAGATGCTCTTTGAGTTGAGAGAACTCAAAGATGCCCTGAAACATTAAGACCAATACGTGCCTGGCAGGGAGGGGTGCGCCGGATCGCGATCCGCACCTGCCTCCCTGATTCTTTTTTCGGCTTTGTAGAATCGAGTATGAACCTGAGTTCACGCATACGAGATGAACATGATCGTGGGTCTCCAGGGTGTGTGGACCCGTGATCCCCCGTTCGCGCAGGACACACACACACCACGGGGGGACCACCACTCACCTCCCGCCCACCTATCCTCGTCGCGGGGCACGGCGCCCCCGCACCCCGGGATGGCAATAGGGGCGGGGAGGCAGAACGCCGATCATGCTGAAGGGGTCTCAGTAATCTGAATATCATCTTCAACAAGATATGGATAGTTCTAATTCTCATAAAAACCCGGAGAGATAATCGTCAGGATCATTTTCATGGTAAATCCTCTTGATGAAACACTCTGGCGGACGGCACCCGCCCGAACCCCCGGGATGAAGATTGAACTGGGAAGGCATATTCGAAATCCTTGAAGAGGGATTGCCGTCCACGACCTATCGTGGCGCGGGGGGTTCGGGGGGCGGCACGACCCCCGCAGAGATAATCATTAAGAGCATTTCTATAGAGCCAAAAAAATGAAAAAACAGCTCTAGTAGAATTGAGCATGAACCGTAGGTTCACGCATACGCGATTGAAACTTTCATGTCACAGGGTTCCAGGGCGTGGAAGGATCTCTGGTCATTCTCCTCGTGACGGGGGAACGGCCAGAAATCTTGCATCGTGTCGCCTCCGCCTATTTTCTCCAGGGGGGTCGGGGGGAAAAGCCCTCCGGCGCGAGACCGCGGGAAAGAGTCTGCGATGAGGGCGGCACGACTGATCATCATGCCTTCCCATACCCTTGCGCCGGGGGCGATTCACGAGAGAAGGCAGGAGAATCGCGCGTGCACCCATAAAAGGCGAGAGTCTCTACAGAGCCAAAAAGCACACGAAGGGGATATTCAGGGTTCTGGACTCTTCAACTGCCGGTTAAGGATGGTGATACACTCCTTCTCGGCCTCTTTTTTGGTGAAGACCGTGATGATGTCACTTGGCCGGATCTTCACGTCGCCACTCGGGATGATCAGTTCGCCGCCTGCCCGCCTGATCGCGATGAAGACGAAGTTCTTCACTTCAAGTTCCCTGATCTCGTGGTTGATGATCGGCGCCCCCTCCTCTGCCACGACCTCGAAGATCGTCCCGCCCGGGATGGAGGCGAGTTGCTGCATGTTCGGGTTCTCGGCCCAGTAATAGAGCCTGGTCGCCACGAGTTCGTCCGGGTTCTCGCTGATCTTCACGCCCACCTCTTTGAAGAGGGCCGAGTGCTCCTTCTGGTTCACGATGGAGACGACGTTGGGGACC
This window encodes:
- a CDS encoding TrkA family potassium uptake protein, which translates into the protein MYIIIVGLGGIGRNLTAISAYRGDSVVVIDQDETKCNDILEHYDVLAIAGDSTDSSILDDAGIDRAQSLVATTSDDAVNLMTCWLAKRFKVPNVVSIVNQKEHSALFKEVGVKISENPDELVATRLYYWAENPNMQQLASIPGGTIFEVVAEEGAPIINHEIRELEVKNFVFIAIRRAGGELIIPSGDVKIRPSDIITVFTKKEAEKECITILNRQLKSPEP